A window from Populus trichocarpa isolate Nisqually-1 chromosome 3, P.trichocarpa_v4.1, whole genome shotgun sequence encodes these proteins:
- the LOC7475669 gene encoding ABC transporter E family member 2, with product MADRLTRIAIVTSDRCKPKKCRQECKKSCPVVKTGKLCIEVTPISKIAFISEELCIGCGICVKKCPFEAIQIINLPKDLDKDTTHRYGPNTFKLHRLPVPRPGQVLGLVGTNGIGKSTALKVLAGKLKPNLGRFNNPPDWQEILTYFRGSELQNYFTRILEDNLKAIIKPQYVDHIPRAVQGNVGQVLDQKDESHRKAELCRDLDLNQVIDRNVGDLSGGELQRFAIAVVAIQNAEIYMFDEPSSYLDVKQRLKAAQVIRSLLRANSYVIVVEHDLSVLDYLSDFICCLYGKPGAYGVVTLPFSVREGINIFLSGFVPTENLRFRDESLTFKVAETPQDNAEEIQTYARYKYPTMSKTQGNFKLSVVEGEFTDSQIVVMLGENGTGKTTFIRMLAGLLKPDTIEDSESEIPEFNVSYKPQKISPKFQHSVRQLLHSKIRDSYMHPQFVSDVMKPLLIEQLMDQEVVNLSGGELQRVALCLCLGKPADIYLIDEPSAYLDSEQRIVASKVIKRFILHAKKTAFVVEHDFIMATYLADRVIVYEGQPSVDCTANSPQSLLTGMNLFLSHLDITFRRDPTNFRPRINKLDSTKDREQKTAGSYYYLDD from the exons ATGGCAGATCGATTGACGCGTATAGCCATAGTAACCTCTGATAGATGCAAGCCTAAGAAGTGCCGTCAAGAGTGCAAGAAGAGCTGCCCCGTTGTTAAAACtg GGAAACTGTGTATAGAGGTGACTCCTATTTCGAAGATAGCTTTTATTTCGGAGGAGTTGTGCATTGGATGTGGTATCTGTGTCAAG AAATGCCCATTTGAAGCAATTCAGATCATTAACTTGCCTAAGGATTTGGATAAAGACACCACCCATCGTTATGGCCCCAATACCTTTAAGTTGCACAG GCTACCAGTTCCGAGGCCTGGGCAAGTTCTTGGCTTGGTTGGAACAAACGGCATTGGCAAGTCCACTGCTCTCAAAGTTCTAGCTGGAAAACTGAAACCTAATTTGGGTCGTTTCAAT aACCCTCCTGATTGGCAGGAAATTCTGACTTACTTTCGAGGATCTGAGCTTCAGAATTACTTTACCCGTATCCTAGAGGATAATTTGAAG GCCATCATAAAGCCTCAATATGTTGACCACATTCCAAGAGCAGTTCAAGGCAATGTCGGGCAAGTGCTTGACCAAAAAGATGAGAGCCACAGGAAGGCAGAACTTTGTcgtgatcttgatctgaaccaGGTTATAGATCGTAATGTGGGGGATTTATCAGGTGGAGAGCTCCAAAGATTTGCTATTGCTGTTGTTGCAATACAGAATGCAGAGATATATATGTTTGATGAACCTTCAAGTTATCTTGATGTCAAGCAGAGGCTTAAAGCTGCCCAAGTTATCCGATCTTTGCTCAGGGCCAACAG CTATGTTATTGTGGTGGAGCATGATCTTAGTGTCCTGGACTATTTATCTGACTTCATTTGCTGCTTGTACGGGAAACCGGGTGCGTATGGAGTAGTAACCCTTCCCTTTTCTGTGAGAGAAggtatcaatatatttttgtctgGGTTTGTTCCTACGGAAAACCTACGATTCCGGGATGAATCTTTAACCTTCAAG GTTGCTGAGACCCCACAGGATAATGCTGAGGAGATTCAAACATATGCACGATACAAATACCCAACCATGAGTAAAACTCAGGGCAATTTCAAGCTTAGTGTCGTTGAGGGTGAATTTACTGACTCTCAGATTGTAGTAATGCTTGGTGAGAATGGGACAGGGAAGACAACATTTATCCGCATGCTG GCTGGTTTGCTGAAACCTGATACTATAGAAGATTCTGAATCTGAGATACCTGAGTTCAATGTTTCTTACAAACCCCAGAAGATAAGCCCCAAGTTTCAACACAGTGTCAGACAGTTACTGCATTCAAAGATACGTGATTCGTATATGCATCCTCAGTTTGTTTCAGATGTCATGAAACCACTTCTTATTGAGCAACTGATGGATCAAGAAGTTGTAAATCTATCTGGTGGAGAGTTGCAAAGAGTTGCATTATGTCTATGCCTTGGAAAG CCAGCAGACATTTATTTGATAGATGAACCAAGTGCGTATCTTGATTCTGAGCAGCGTATTGTTGCTTCAAAAGTCATCAAGAGGTTTATCCTACATGCAAAGAAGACTGCATTTGTGGTGGAGCATGATTTTATAATGGCAACATACCTGGCTGATAGAGTTATTGTGTACGAGGGACAGCCTTCTGTGGATTGTACAGCAAATTCTCCTCAGTCATTGTTGACTGGGATGAATCTCTTCTTGTCT CATCTGGATATCACATTTAGACGAGACCCCACTAATTTCCGGCCAAGAATCAACAAATTGGACTCGACCAAGGACAGGGAGCAGAAAACTGCCGGGTCATATTATTACCTGGATGATTGA